The genomic window TGAATTCAAAATCCGGGGAAACAAAGGCACCCTTGCCCTGCTGGATTTCCACATATCCATCCTGACGCAGACTGGCAATAGCCTCGCGCACCGCAGTCCGGCTGACCCCGAATTCTTCAGCAACCCGTGCCTCACTGGGCAGTTTACTTCCGGGTGGAAAGACACCTTCCCTGATTTTTTGAGAAATTTGAATGGCAATCTGCGCTGGAAGACGTCTGGGCCGGGAAAGCGTACTGAAACGATTTTGTTTTAACCTTTTTTCCGCCATGGCGTTTCCTCCCCTTTTACAAAACCAATCTAATGCAAACCGATTATCATGTTGTCAGTTGTCATATAAGTTGTTTTTCAAAATTTTCTATACAATTTCTTTTTTGCCCTTGGGTGGACTGTTAACTGAGGGCCGACAGTAAATAGAACGTGACTATGCGATTAAAAAAAAGACATGACCACGGTCAATGTAACAAGACTAAGTAAGGTCGAAATGCAGATAACAGAAGTAACAAAAGCTGGGGCCACATCATTTTCCATGGCAATGATAGCCGTAAGTACGGCCGAAGGCATGGCTGATTGAAGAATACCGGCAGAGGCTTCAATACCGGAAATGCCCACCAGGGGAATCACGACAATGGCAATGGCAGGCCCTGCAATCAAACGAATCAGACTTGCCAGAAAGACATCTTTGCCAAAATTCAGTTTTCCGGCCTCTTTGAGTTGCAGTCCCAATGCCAGCAGCAGCACGGGAATCATGGCATCTCCAAGCAACCCTGCAATACGCTGAACCATAATCGGAGGGTCAATATCTGCCATGGGAAAAATCAAGGCCAATGGTACAATAGTAATAGCCGGCGTTTTAATAAGTTTTTTCAATGCGCCTGTGCTACCGCCTTTCAACCAGCCTACAGCCATGACACAGCAAAAAAAAGAAAAGGTATTGGTCGTAAGCATATAGATGGTTGCGCTTTCCATGGCCTCAGGACCGAAACAAAATTTTGTCAAGGCCAGGCCATAGTTTCCAACATTTCCGAAAATACAGGTCATCAAAAAAGCTGTTGCGATCTCTTTACTGAGCCCCATGCCCCTTGCCAACCCCCAACCCAAAAGCCCTGTAATCATATAGACCAGTCCAATACCGACCATCATTCTGAATGCGGTAGCGGCATCAATCTTAACTTGACTGAGCACATTAAAGACAAAAGCCGGCACAAGCAGATAATAGCTTGTGCGTGAAAGAGACCGGCTATGAATCTCGAGCTTGTTCCCAAGAAGATAGGCGGTCAATATTAGGGCAAATACCGGGGTGACAACATTAAAAAAAATGGAAAACCACTGGAAAAACATGGGAAACTCCGAAAGGTTATTGCCGCAACCGGAGCATATCTTTTCCAGCTGCCGATTAAAAGGAGAACGTTTGTACTATAAAAGCCCTACAGGGTCAAGGTGCAGTCTCAACTTTACCCGCATCGTTAAAAGTCTTTGAGTCTGATGAAGACTGTTTTTTCTTATCATCAAGGCGCCTCTTTTCCAGACCGGCCATCTTGCCGGTTTTTTTACTCTTCATATATGGATTGATCGGCTGACAAAAAGAAGGTTTCTGCCCTACGAAAGATAGGTATGCGCCTCACGAAAAAAGCCTCTTATCTACGAAAAAATAGCCTAATTCACGAAAAAATGTTCCTATTCTACGAAAAAATGTTCACAAAATATAAAAATCTTCTTATCAATAAACCGTCAAAACTCTTGACAGTCAGACGATTCAAAGATTTTATTTGTTCACCGACTGCAACTCAAAAATCCAGGAGACATATCGCTCTAAAAATGTGCAATGCATCTAAAATCATGCGTACGATATCCACTTATTTAAAAACGATTCGCATTCACCACAGGGTTTTCGCGGCTCATAACCCCTATGAATTCAACAAGATACTCATGGGGTTTAACTTTACAAAATTAGAATAGTTAAAGGCCTGAAATTTTTATGCTTGACATCCAGCCTATTCATAATATAGGTTTTTCTATAAATTAGTTTTTATTATTTTTTAAAGGCCGTCAAACAGGCGGTTTATAAACCTTCATAACGATATACATTGGCGTGTTAATCCTTATTTTTAGAAAAGGATTCGAATGTATTAATGAACGAAAAAATAAGGTTGATTTTTGCCGGAAGGCACGAGCGGAAAAAGAATCTGAATCTATTGAAGTTGCGGTATCTCAATTGC from uncultured Desulfobacter sp. includes these protein-coding regions:
- a CDS encoding GntR family transcriptional regulator, whose translation is MAEKRLKQNRFSTLSRPRRLPAQIAIQISQKIREGVFPPGSKLPSEARVAEEFGVSRTAVREAIASLRQDGYVEIQQGKGAFVSPDFEFKAFKIDSKELATLEDLRAVMELRIEMEVGGAAMAARRRSHEQLCELLGVLEKMKRAIDAEKDFKGV
- a CDS encoding AEC family transporter, with translation MFFQWFSIFFNVVTPVFALILTAYLLGNKLEIHSRSLSRTSYYLLVPAFVFNVLSQVKIDAATAFRMMVGIGLVYMITGLLGWGLARGMGLSKEIATAFLMTCIFGNVGNYGLALTKFCFGPEAMESATIYMLTTNTFSFFCCVMAVGWLKGGSTGALKKLIKTPAITIVPLALIFPMADIDPPIMVQRIAGLLGDAMIPVLLLALGLQLKEAGKLNFGKDVFLASLIRLIAGPAIAIVVIPLVGISGIEASAGILQSAMPSAVLTAIIAMENDVAPAFVTSVICISTLLSLVTLTVVMSFF